A DNA window from Paenibacillus andongensis contains the following coding sequences:
- a CDS encoding alpha-mannosidase, with translation MKQKKLYMIGNAHLDPVWLWQWQEGFQETKATFRSALDRMKEYDDFIFTSSSAANYEWVENNDKKMFEEIKERVREGRWQIVGGWWVQPDCNIPGGESFVRQGLYGQRYFKEKLGVTAKVGYNVDSFGHHGMLPQILLKSGMPYYIFMRPMPNEKGLPGRLFHWESDDGSRVLTYRIPFEYCTWGKDLEKHVRRCMEELKDPFGNLMVFYGVGNHGGGPTKENIDSIKRMNGQPEFPTMEMAAPNEFFADMEAMQLPIPVVHDDLQHHASGCYAVHSGIKHWNRQAENKLIAAEKWSSLAELITGQAYPTDFHRAWKNVLFNQFHDILAGTSLESAYEDARNMHGEAMTIAERGLNYAIQSISWKIGIEQEDGMKPIVVFNPHSWESTVNIELEIGGIKDTTILVDENGKQVHFQLVQSQATAGGRYRLSFIAQLPSMGYRVYKVLTASLEPKLALQSIKANDYALENDRFRLEFDPKTGFISSLMDKKLNYEVFRGPAARPVVIEDKSDTWSHNVLHFSNKVGDFMATSVQRVEHGPVKSVIRVTSVYGSSKIVQDFTMYKQLNYIDVKVTVDWREQFKMLKLVFPIHLVFTKQTYEIPYGFKEREHNGEEEPGQSWVDYGGILRDIGEYGGTSYGVSLMNDAKYSYSIMNKELAMTVIRSPIYAHHDPVVPEPQGNYSFIDQGIQTFNYRLLPHQGSWEQAGTVKHALELNQRPITIIETYHEGELPQKDSYLTVDKDNIIVSVVKKAEEGSDLIIRAYETTRETTEATIRLPHFNREITATFGPCEIKTFRVPADPSLSVMETDLIEW, from the coding sequence ATGAAGCAGAAGAAACTTTACATGATCGGGAATGCCCATCTGGATCCAGTTTGGCTTTGGCAGTGGCAGGAAGGCTTTCAGGAAACGAAAGCAACCTTCCGATCGGCTCTCGATCGAATGAAGGAATATGATGATTTTATTTTCACCTCGAGCTCTGCTGCAAACTATGAATGGGTCGAAAATAACGACAAAAAAATGTTTGAAGAAATTAAGGAACGCGTAAGAGAAGGGCGCTGGCAAATCGTTGGCGGCTGGTGGGTGCAGCCGGATTGCAACATTCCCGGTGGGGAATCGTTCGTCCGCCAAGGCTTATATGGCCAACGTTATTTCAAGGAGAAATTAGGCGTAACCGCGAAAGTGGGTTATAACGTTGATAGCTTTGGACATCACGGCATGCTGCCGCAAATTTTGCTCAAAAGCGGGATGCCTTATTATATTTTTATGCGTCCTATGCCGAATGAGAAAGGCTTGCCGGGCCGTCTATTTCACTGGGAATCGGATGATGGCAGCCGTGTGCTTACTTACCGGATTCCCTTTGAGTACTGCACATGGGGCAAGGACCTTGAGAAGCATGTTCGCCGTTGTATGGAAGAGCTGAAGGATCCATTTGGCAACTTAATGGTCTTCTACGGGGTTGGTAACCATGGGGGAGGTCCGACGAAAGAGAACATCGACAGTATCAAGCGGATGAATGGGCAGCCTGAATTTCCGACGATGGAGATGGCTGCGCCGAATGAATTTTTCGCCGATATGGAAGCTATGCAGCTGCCAATTCCAGTCGTCCACGACGATCTTCAGCATCATGCCAGTGGTTGTTATGCCGTTCATTCGGGCATTAAGCATTGGAATCGGCAAGCTGAGAATAAACTCATTGCTGCAGAAAAATGGTCTTCATTGGCTGAATTAATCACAGGGCAAGCCTATCCAACAGATTTTCATCGTGCATGGAAAAATGTTTTGTTTAACCAATTCCATGATATCCTTGCCGGAACTAGTCTTGAATCGGCTTATGAAGATGCTCGAAACATGCACGGAGAAGCGATGACGATTGCCGAGCGTGGTTTGAACTATGCAATTCAATCGATTTCCTGGAAAATCGGTATTGAACAGGAAGATGGCATGAAGCCAATCGTTGTGTTTAATCCACATTCTTGGGAAAGCACTGTTAATATCGAGTTAGAAATTGGCGGCATCAAGGATACGACGATATTGGTAGATGAGAACGGCAAGCAGGTTCACTTCCAATTGGTGCAATCTCAGGCAACGGCTGGCGGCAGATACCGTCTTAGCTTTATTGCCCAGCTGCCCTCCATGGGGTATCGGGTGTATAAGGTGCTCACAGCTTCGCTGGAACCCAAATTGGCATTACAATCTATCAAAGCGAACGACTATGCATTGGAAAATGATAGATTCCGCCTGGAATTCGATCCGAAGACGGGCTTTATCTCCAGCCTAATGGATAAGAAATTAAATTACGAAGTGTTCCGCGGACCCGCGGCGAGACCAGTTGTTATCGAAGATAAGTCTGATACTTGGAGTCATAATGTTCTTCATTTTAGCAATAAGGTTGGCGATTTCATGGCGACGAGCGTTCAGCGCGTCGAGCATGGCCCAGTTAAATCAGTCATCCGAGTCACAAGTGTTTATGGCAGCTCCAAGATCGTGCAGGATTTCACCATGTATAAACAATTGAACTATATCGATGTCAAAGTGACAGTGGACTGGCGTGAGCAGTTTAAGATGTTAAAATTGGTATTCCCAATTCATTTAGTATTTACGAAACAGACATATGAGATCCCATACGGCTTTAAGGAACGGGAGCATAATGGTGAAGAGGAGCCAGGCCAAAGCTGGGTAGATTACGGCGGTATTTTGCGTGACATCGGTGAGTACGGAGGGACTTCCTATGGTGTTTCCCTTATGAACGATGCGAAATACAGCTATAGCATAATGAATAAAGAGCTGGCGATGACGGTGATTCGCAGCCCAATTTATGCCCATCATGATCCTGTGGTTCCCGAGCCTCAGGGGAACTATTCCTTCATCGATCAAGGCATTCAGACGTTTAATTACAGACTGCTGCCGCATCAAGGCAGCTGGGAGCAAGCTGGAACGGTCAAGCATGCACTGGAGCTCAATCAGCGTCCGATCACGATTATCGAAACTTATCATGAGGGAGAGCTTCCACAGAAAGATTCCTATTTGACAGTAGATAAGGACAACATCATCGTCAGTGTAGTGAAAAAAGCCGAAGAAGGCAGCGATCTGATTATCCGCGCTTACGAGACAACGAGAGAAACGACCGAAGCGACCATTCGTTTACCTCACTTTAATCGGGAAATTACAGCTACATTTGGTCCTTGTGAAATTAAAACCTTCCGTGTTCCTGCCGACCCGAGTCTATCGGTGATGGAGACGGATTTAATTGAGTGGTAA
- a CDS encoding class II fructose-bisphosphate aldolase encodes MNTELRPKNVITLKQALEVAEKYGFAIGSFSPRYTPMITPVLRAAEKMKSPAIVQISHKELIRYGITPKEFADEFYEKVVSEGITVPLVLHLDHTKELETIALAIDAGFTSVMIDASEKNLEDNISTSKEVADYAHAKGVSVEAELGMIGTTDFVETDKDEELYTDPQEAKRFVNETNIDALAVSCGTAHGVYMVRQPKIDVARLQEIRSLTPVHLVLHGGSGVPAEMMEGAIRLPSGGVSKVNIATDLELSFLGALGREERLTNEECKALESSLLEKGRAAVESTVIDKMIHFLGSKAKADHFV; translated from the coding sequence ATGAACACTGAATTAAGACCCAAAAACGTTATTACGCTCAAACAAGCCCTAGAGGTAGCCGAAAAATACGGATTTGCAATTGGCTCGTTTTCCCCTCGCTATACACCGATGATTACGCCCGTTTTGAGGGCTGCCGAGAAGATGAAATCTCCGGCCATCGTTCAGATATCTCATAAAGAACTAATCCGATATGGGATTACACCAAAGGAATTTGCCGATGAATTTTATGAGAAAGTGGTGTCGGAAGGAATAACCGTGCCCCTAGTCCTGCATCTGGATCATACCAAGGAATTGGAGACTATCGCTCTTGCGATTGACGCCGGCTTCACCTCGGTCATGATTGACGCCTCTGAGAAAAATTTAGAGGACAATATTAGCACTTCCAAAGAGGTCGCTGATTATGCCCATGCGAAAGGTGTTTCCGTTGAAGCGGAGCTCGGTATGATCGGAACGACAGATTTCGTGGAAACGGATAAAGACGAGGAGCTGTATACCGATCCTCAGGAAGCGAAACGTTTCGTGAATGAAACGAATATTGATGCATTGGCGGTTTCCTGCGGGACAGCCCATGGCGTATATATGGTCAGACAGCCTAAGATCGACGTCGCTCGATTGCAAGAGATCCGTTCCCTTACGCCCGTACATCTTGTACTGCATGGCGGTTCCGGTGTACCTGCCGAAATGATGGAAGGAGCCATTCGCCTTCCAAGCGGCGGTGTGAGTAAAGTGAATATCGCAACGGATTTGGAGCTATCTTTCCTAGGGGCATTGGGACGGGAAGAGAGACTGACGAATGAAGAATGCAAAGCATTGGAGTCTTCTCTTTTGGAAAAGGGGAGAGCCGCTGTTGAAAGCACGGTCATCGATAAAATGATTCATTTCTTAGGAAGCAAAGCGAAGGCAGATCATTTTGTTTAA
- a CDS encoding DeoR/GlpR family DNA-binding transcription regulator, with translation MIAIHRRTKIKEILFQERSVKVADLVKEFNVSEETIRRDLNQLEQEGIIQKNYGGAILIEELQNNSQIIPPVEQRRFQFYEEKDAIGKMAASLVEGNQIVILDAGSTTWCVARHLRNVPKLMVVTNGTDVAEESSHNEDASVFVIGGKLIKKSMSLVGPQAELELQKYNADFSFLGASGISMRKGFTSSDLYEAEVKRAMISAGQKIVIVADHSKFERQGLISFSNFQDVDILVTSDLVEPSILDEIRQCGVQVIVCPVKELILNEDE, from the coding sequence ATGATTGCTATACATCGCAGAACCAAAATAAAAGAAATTCTCTTCCAAGAACGCAGTGTTAAAGTAGCGGATTTGGTGAAGGAATTCAATGTCTCGGAAGAAACCATTCGTCGCGATCTGAACCAATTGGAGCAGGAAGGCATCATTCAAAAAAATTACGGCGGCGCCATTTTGATAGAAGAATTGCAAAATAATTCACAAATTATCCCTCCAGTCGAGCAGCGGAGATTCCAATTTTACGAGGAGAAAGATGCGATCGGGAAAATGGCCGCTTCGCTGGTGGAAGGCAATCAAATCGTCATATTAGACGCTGGCTCAACAACTTGGTGCGTGGCTCGTCATCTACGTAATGTGCCGAAGCTAATGGTGGTTACGAACGGAACGGATGTAGCGGAGGAAAGCAGTCATAATGAAGATGCTTCCGTCTTCGTTATTGGCGGCAAGCTAATTAAGAAATCGATGAGTCTTGTTGGTCCCCAAGCGGAATTAGAGCTGCAAAAATATAATGCCGATTTCTCCTTTCTGGGCGCCTCAGGTATATCCATGCGTAAAGGGTTTACAAGCTCTGATCTCTACGAAGCTGAAGTAAAACGGGCCATGATATCAGCAGGACAAAAGATTGTCATTGTTGCCGATCACAGCAAATTCGAGCGACAGGGACTGATCTCTTTTTCCAACTTTCAAGATGTTGATATTCTGGTTACTAGCGACCTAGTAGAACCGAGTATTCTTGATGAAATCCGCCAGTGCGGCGTGCAGGTGATTGTTTGTCCTGTAAAGGAATTGATCCTAAATGAAGATGAATGA
- a CDS encoding MBL fold metallo-hydrolase yields the protein MTKAVKLAEDFYVVSGDKLTHPWDASAYLITGKEPLLIDCGGADGYPALKRNLGELGVQPQEITKVIATHGHWDHVSGFAQLAQESSAELWIHEADLEQVEQGDPERTAAFIYNKPFPALQVHRKLMDGETLQVGRFNLEIIHTPGHSPGSVSLLLTDGIHKILVAGDTLWGGYHPRIGSNIDAWGHSLDKLLTYDFDLMTFGHLPPTLVYDAKTKVAEARKQLGVYFNPWFKPLYETFQY from the coding sequence ATGACTAAAGCTGTTAAACTCGCAGAAGATTTCTATGTTGTTTCTGGCGACAAGTTGACTCATCCGTGGGATGCGAGTGCTTATTTGATTACTGGCAAAGAACCTCTGCTAATTGACTGTGGAGGCGCAGATGGATATCCGGCGTTAAAGCGCAACTTAGGAGAACTTGGGGTGCAGCCGCAAGAGATTACAAAAGTAATAGCTACTCATGGTCATTGGGATCATGTATCTGGCTTTGCACAGCTGGCACAGGAAAGCAGCGCTGAGTTGTGGATTCATGAGGCAGATCTGGAGCAGGTGGAGCAAGGCGATCCCGAACGAACAGCAGCGTTTATTTACAATAAGCCTTTTCCTGCTTTGCAGGTTCATCGGAAGCTGATGGATGGGGAAACGCTGCAAGTAGGCAGGTTCAACTTAGAAATCATTCATACGCCCGGTCATTCACCTGGAAGTGTTTCCCTTCTCCTAACGGATGGCATTCATAAAATTTTAGTTGCCGGGGATACCTTGTGGGGTGGCTACCATCCCCGAATCGGTTCCAATATAGACGCATGGGGACACTCGCTGGATAAGCTGTTGACCTATGATTTTGACTTGATGACCTTCGGTCATTTGCCTCCGACGTTGGTTTACGATGCCAAAACGAAAGTAGCCGAGGCACGGAAGCAGCTGGGTGTTTATTTTAACCCATGGTTCAAGCCTTTGTACGAGACTTTCCAATATTAA
- a CDS encoding glycosyl hydrolase-related protein, which translates to MDKKVIWSIGSTESGAEDLFDNYKDPNRLGDIVWDADAKCSAERGTKWPMFHPSEADPDSGYKLHPYTIHFNMEEQLAEDYVLAIDYLVIAPRVSYLEIKVNGISGFAYVRPAPSQSGEIALQSGLHTTIYADGRAEVIVPGHLLLRGKNTIELTCHDGGETMVIERIEAIKRLDRMANGAGLLYQKLAFSPVERRKDAVLNHVEVQSTVLYKRSASEELVNVCYLYLELAASLTNGDFTLQISGSNGRKEYGFGMSAVALGHVQFTFECFDGEGPVTYLLEGEMDGKPVKWEGSFTRRRKWKVYITPHAHTDIGYTHRQWEVAERLCRNVDTALDLIEKEAESSEPAFTYHLDAGWVLETYAATRDDRRNKQLVKALQAGKISLAGNYADLLTQIAGLEDLIRNHEFVNDLLQPAGMRPKVNAVVDVASLTSSLPAIMEGSGIKYLIHANNQDRGPFRLNGGLHKLSPFYWEGPQGGRVLCWLAKMYCELRKVCGSPPMVTSAERGLDMWLQEYEREDYAPDAVLLYGQEADNTDLDPQPVDFVKEWNRVYAFPKLIASDVSDFFEYVENGYGSKLHTVKGDGGAYWEDGAGSSIAPTIQTRKAQAMLPSAERLEALAVIHNEGWSYPLKQYDKAWRELLLYVEHTWGAFLSATEPEALLQQDQWAVKQHMADSAYQWANRLLHTSATRHSLNWNNNGREVVVYNPHSWSFSGKVQVEIAPQEIVLHPVTLAELPMRYIKVLASQAIVELWVDDLPGLSYQRFLLQVRETGSVIDKPADPANQVASTLSMYTMENDTYRITIDLNRGCVSSWVDKTLDQELADASSPWGFGQLLYAEGGEGTRLMSNQADLPDGNPQVLSNFTFIEMTSDTYSYEQSVKLRGTVPYGELEMEWTLHDRAKQVEVSYSYTKEERLNKEAVYIAFPCNLPDAQVLSDSQLGWVDWDKDQLPGGCKEWIPLQTGIIVQKEYAAVHIASPDIPLFCVGNIVQGKWPKEMKLSGGTVLSYVLNNYWHTNYKGSQGGTIRFRYVLSSGKTQPLDQAYRKGWQTRQSMYAQRMSFQDFREVAEPYSRESGGTLAELSTDQAVITTWKKARRANGFIVRLQEIAGCVQSPTLFIPGKRIAAAWLTDLLENERSELPIESDGSIRIPIQPWGLSTVRIEMV; encoded by the coding sequence ATGGATAAAAAGGTGATTTGGAGCATCGGATCGACGGAAAGCGGTGCAGAAGATCTTTTTGATAATTATAAAGATCCTAATCGACTCGGGGATATTGTATGGGATGCTGACGCCAAATGTAGTGCAGAACGGGGCACGAAATGGCCGATGTTTCATCCCAGTGAAGCAGACCCCGATAGTGGATACAAGCTGCATCCGTATACGATTCATTTTAATATGGAGGAACAGCTTGCCGAGGACTATGTTCTAGCCATTGACTATTTAGTGATTGCGCCAAGAGTTTCCTATCTAGAAATCAAGGTGAATGGCATTTCCGGCTTTGCCTATGTTCGTCCTGCCCCGTCTCAATCCGGAGAAATTGCCTTACAGTCCGGTCTTCATACGACGATTTATGCCGACGGCAGGGCAGAGGTTATCGTACCTGGTCATTTGCTCCTACGTGGGAAGAACACCATCGAGCTAACCTGTCATGATGGCGGGGAGACGATGGTTATCGAGCGGATCGAGGCGATTAAACGCTTGGACCGCATGGCGAATGGAGCAGGGTTACTTTATCAAAAGCTTGCTTTTTCACCAGTTGAGAGAAGGAAAGATGCCGTGTTGAATCACGTAGAGGTTCAATCTACAGTGCTTTATAAGCGGTCAGCTTCAGAGGAGCTCGTGAATGTTTGCTACTTATATCTGGAACTTGCCGCCAGCCTGACCAATGGTGACTTCACTTTGCAAATAAGTGGATCGAACGGTAGGAAAGAGTATGGATTCGGAATGTCCGCCGTTGCTTTGGGTCACGTTCAATTCACGTTTGAATGTTTTGACGGGGAAGGTCCGGTTACGTACCTCTTAGAAGGCGAGATGGATGGGAAGCCCGTAAAATGGGAAGGCAGTTTTACTCGAAGAAGGAAGTGGAAGGTGTACATAACACCTCACGCGCATACGGACATTGGCTACACCCACCGACAATGGGAGGTAGCCGAGCGGCTTTGCCGCAATGTGGACACCGCTTTGGATCTCATTGAGAAAGAAGCTGAATCCTCAGAACCAGCCTTTACTTATCATTTGGATGCAGGCTGGGTGCTGGAAACGTACGCAGCCACTCGGGATGACCGAAGAAACAAGCAGCTAGTTAAGGCCTTACAAGCAGGGAAAATTAGCCTAGCAGGCAATTATGCCGATTTGTTGACGCAAATTGCAGGGCTTGAGGATTTAATTCGCAATCATGAATTTGTAAATGATTTACTTCAGCCGGCAGGGATGAGACCGAAAGTTAACGCCGTTGTGGATGTAGCTTCGTTAACGAGCTCCCTTCCTGCGATCATGGAAGGCAGCGGGATCAAGTATTTGATTCATGCGAATAATCAGGATCGCGGGCCGTTTCGTTTGAATGGCGGGCTGCACAAGCTATCCCCCTTTTATTGGGAAGGCCCCCAGGGAGGCCGGGTTCTTTGCTGGCTAGCCAAAATGTACTGCGAGCTGCGCAAAGTATGCGGCAGTCCGCCAATGGTGACATCCGCTGAACGTGGCCTTGATATGTGGTTGCAAGAATATGAAAGAGAAGATTATGCGCCTGATGCTGTTCTATTATACGGGCAGGAAGCCGACAATACAGATTTAGATCCACAGCCGGTTGACTTTGTTAAGGAGTGGAATCGAGTTTACGCTTTTCCGAAATTAATTGCATCGGATGTCAGTGACTTTTTCGAATATGTGGAAAATGGGTACGGTTCTAAGCTGCATACCGTCAAAGGAGACGGAGGCGCTTATTGGGAGGATGGTGCTGGATCATCGATTGCGCCCACTATCCAAACAAGGAAAGCGCAAGCGATGCTGCCCTCTGCTGAAAGGCTGGAAGCACTCGCTGTTATTCACAATGAGGGATGGTCATATCCGCTTAAGCAATATGATAAGGCATGGCGGGAGCTGCTGCTATATGTCGAACATACCTGGGGCGCCTTCTTAAGCGCAACGGAGCCGGAAGCGCTGCTGCAACAGGATCAATGGGCTGTTAAACAGCATATGGCCGATAGCGCCTATCAATGGGCGAATCGATTACTTCATACTTCGGCAACGAGGCACAGTTTGAATTGGAACAACAACGGACGAGAGGTTGTCGTGTATAATCCGCACAGCTGGTCCTTCAGCGGGAAGGTGCAGGTCGAAATCGCTCCGCAGGAAATCGTCTTGCATCCGGTGACGCTAGCAGAGCTCCCGATGCGTTACATCAAAGTTCTTGCCTCGCAAGCAATTGTCGAGTTGTGGGTTGATGATCTACCGGGGCTCAGCTATCAGCGGTTTCTTTTGCAGGTTAGGGAAACTGGTAGCGTTATTGATAAGCCTGCAGACCCTGCAAACCAAGTGGCATCAACGCTCAGTATGTATACGATGGAAAATGATACTTATCGGATAACGATCGATTTGAATCGCGGGTGTGTATCGAGCTGGGTCGATAAGACACTTGATCAGGAGCTTGCTGATGCGTCCAGTCCTTGGGGGTTTGGTCAATTATTGTATGCGGAGGGCGGGGAAGGCACAAGGCTGATGAGCAATCAGGCCGACTTGCCGGATGGTAATCCGCAGGTGTTGAGTAATTTTACATTCATCGAAATGACATCGGACACATATTCGTATGAGCAATCCGTCAAGCTGCGAGGCACAGTGCCTTACGGTGAACTGGAGATGGAATGGACGCTGCATGATCGCGCCAAGCAAGTGGAAGTGAGCTACAGCTATACGAAGGAAGAGAGGCTGAATAAGGAAGCCGTCTATATTGCATTTCCGTGCAATTTGCCGGATGCGCAGGTCCTTTCGGATTCTCAGCTTGGTTGGGTAGATTGGGATAAGGACCAGCTTCCCGGGGGCTGTAAAGAATGGATTCCTTTGCAAACAGGCATCATTGTCCAGAAGGAATATGCCGCCGTTCACATCGCTTCTCCAGATATTCCATTGTTCTGTGTAGGGAATATTGTGCAAGGGAAGTGGCCTAAGGAGATGAAGTTGAGCGGAGGAACCGTACTCTCCTATGTCTTAAATAATTACTGGCATACCAATTATAAAGGCTCACAGGGTGGAACGATCCGCTTCCGCTATGTCTTATCCAGCGGTAAGACGCAGCCTTTGGATCAGGCCTACCGCAAGGGATGGCAAACGAGACAAAGCATGTACGCGCAGCGGATGAGCTTTCAGGATTTCCGTGAAGTGGCGGAGCCCTATTCAAGGGAGTCTGGTGGCACATTGGCAGAGCTGAGCACTGATCAAGCGGTTATTACCACTTGGAAAAAGGCTAGACGCGCTAACGGTTTTATTGTAAGACTGCAGGAAATTGCAGGATGTGTGCAATCGCCAACTCTGTTCATTCCTGGGAAACGGATTGCGGCAGCTTGGCTCACAGACCTGCTCGAGAATGAACGCAGTGAGCTGCCGATTGAATCCGACGGTTCCATTCGAATCCCGATTCAACCATGGGGATTATCTACGGTGCGGATTGAAATGGTGTGA
- a CDS encoding glycoside hydrolase family 2 protein, whose product MAVKQISLNGSDWLFKDFLGEDWIWRNAEKPDSKDRRWWRKGTVPGTVLYDLWQNGEVSDPYFERNSLLAEWVPERAWIYKKTFDIDASLFGQRVQLHFKGVDFEAQFFLNGAKIGHHKGMFTAAVFDVTAILHYGGSNLLSVVIEKAPDEQPQVSKTSYVREHKSRMTYWWDFCPRMIHQGIWDDVYLDVTGPIRIEDVYVRSTLSNDFGLANLTIESTISSEKQAEVRMETCIFSGDEHISSVVSDHLVCEGGNKFSSTVELNDPRLWQPNGSGEAHLYQVRINVIERLNEPEGQAGYQHSSVKETTFGIRSVECQRNETPDPTARPYVLVVNGHKTYIKGWNWVPMDVMYGREQPAKLERLLTLAKQAGVNMLRVWGGGLIEKDAFYELCNRYGIMVWQEFIQSSSGIANKPSEDENFIAMMVQEAEQIIPRKRNHPSLILWCGGNELQDRDDRPLDDAEPVLGALRQVVETLHPDALWLPTSPTGRCFSNTLDNIERDPTGLHDVHGPWEFQGLSQQYELYNKGTSLLHSEFGVEGMTHLKTLNHTISDVNQWPATRDNPVYFHRGSWWINEPMIQFSFGNELHRPEELIRASQFLQAEGLRYAVESNLRRMWQNSGTLPWQFNEPFPNAYCTSALDYFTNPKPVYYAMAGAYQPIQVSASFAMIAWEGQETFKADVWVAQSDRIERGELTSQWCLVGESGHVYSEAEWQGKVVPNAATRLGAFELSLKQLQEDVFFFRINLVNAAKEVISSNCYPFSATANLVPMLALPQTSIQVEKTISEDGACWQLQLTNAGTRAAFLVHLEDTRPVTVDGYVYYTDNDFSLLPGENKTINVRWSSIPEADKKLNISAWNSQVQHIL is encoded by the coding sequence ATGGCTGTAAAGCAAATTAGTTTAAACGGAAGCGATTGGCTTTTCAAAGATTTTTTGGGTGAGGACTGGATATGGCGAAATGCAGAAAAACCAGACTCCAAGGATCGTCGTTGGTGGAGGAAAGGGACGGTTCCAGGAACAGTCCTCTATGATCTTTGGCAAAATGGCGAGGTTTCGGACCCCTACTTTGAGCGTAATAGTCTTTTGGCGGAATGGGTGCCTGAACGAGCGTGGATTTATAAAAAAACGTTCGACATTGATGCTTCATTGTTTGGTCAACGTGTCCAGCTTCATTTTAAAGGTGTTGATTTTGAAGCTCAGTTCTTCCTGAATGGTGCTAAAATTGGTCATCACAAAGGCATGTTTACGGCAGCCGTATTTGATGTTACGGCCATCCTTCATTATGGCGGGTCGAATTTATTGTCTGTTGTGATTGAAAAAGCGCCGGATGAACAGCCGCAGGTTAGCAAAACGAGCTATGTTCGCGAGCACAAAAGCCGGATGACATATTGGTGGGATTTCTGTCCGCGGATGATACATCAAGGGATATGGGACGATGTGTATTTGGATGTCACTGGTCCGATACGTATCGAGGATGTCTATGTGAGATCAACACTTTCCAATGATTTTGGACTAGCAAACCTTACGATAGAATCGACGATTTCCTCTGAGAAACAAGCGGAGGTCCGCATGGAGACCTGCATTTTTTCGGGTGATGAGCATATAAGTTCTGTCGTATCCGACCACTTGGTATGTGAGGGGGGAAATAAGTTTAGCTCCACTGTAGAACTTAACGATCCTCGTCTATGGCAGCCGAACGGTTCGGGAGAAGCCCATTTGTATCAAGTCCGAATTAACGTAATAGAAAGGTTAAATGAGCCTGAGGGGCAAGCTGGCTATCAGCACAGTTCAGTCAAAGAAACAACTTTTGGCATTCGATCAGTTGAATGTCAGCGGAATGAAACACCGGATCCAACGGCAAGGCCGTATGTACTAGTGGTCAATGGGCATAAAACGTACATCAAAGGCTGGAACTGGGTGCCTATGGATGTCATGTATGGTAGAGAGCAGCCGGCTAAACTAGAAAGACTGTTAACGTTGGCGAAACAAGCGGGAGTTAATATGCTGCGAGTATGGGGTGGAGGTCTGATTGAGAAGGATGCCTTCTATGAGCTTTGCAATCGTTACGGCATCATGGTTTGGCAGGAATTCATCCAATCCAGCTCTGGGATTGCGAACAAACCGAGTGAAGATGAGAATTTTATCGCGATGATGGTGCAGGAAGCCGAACAGATCATTCCGAGAAAGAGAAATCATCCTTCTCTCATTCTGTGGTGCGGAGGCAATGAGCTGCAGGATAGAGACGATCGGCCGCTTGACGATGCGGAACCGGTTTTGGGAGCCCTTAGACAAGTGGTTGAAACTCTTCATCCAGATGCACTTTGGCTTCCTACATCGCCTACCGGTCGATGCTTTTCGAATACGCTGGACAACATCGAGCGGGATCCAACTGGACTGCACGATGTGCATGGTCCTTGGGAGTTTCAGGGATTGTCACAACAGTACGAGCTCTATAACAAAGGAACCTCTCTGCTTCATAGTGAGTTCGGCGTAGAGGGTATGACGCATTTAAAAACGCTGAACCATACGATTTCGGATGTTAACCAATGGCCAGCAACTCGGGATAATCCGGTTTATTTTCACCGTGGTTCATGGTGGATTAATGAACCTATGATTCAGTTCTCCTTTGGAAATGAGCTTCATCGTCCTGAGGAGCTGATACGCGCAAGTCAGTTTCTGCAAGCAGAAGGACTCAGGTATGCGGTAGAATCCAATCTTCGACGGATGTGGCAAAATAGCGGAACACTCCCGTGGCAGTTCAATGAGCCATTCCCGAATGCTTATTGCACTTCAGCGCTTGATTACTTTACGAACCCTAAGCCGGTTTATTACGCGATGGCTGGAGCCTATCAACCTATACAAGTTTCGGCCAGCTTTGCAATGATTGCATGGGAAGGTCAGGAAACTTTTAAAGCGGATGTATGGGTTGCTCAGTCAGATAGGATCGAACGGGGAGAGTTAACCTCACAATGGTGTTTAGTTGGCGAAAGCGGACACGTCTATTCGGAAGCCGAATGGCAAGGAAAAGTGGTGCCTAATGCTGCCACCAGACTCGGGGCGTTTGAACTGTCCCTCAAGCAGCTGCAAGAGGATGTGTTCTTTTTCCGCATTAATTTGGTAAACGCCGCGAAGGAAGTCATTAGCAGTAATTGCTATCCTTTTAGCGCTACAGCTAATTTGGTGCCGATGTTAGCACTACCCCAAACCAGCATACAGGTGGAGAAAACGATTTCGGAGGACGGGGCATGCTGGCAACTTCAACTTACTAATGCAGGCACACGGGCAGCCTTTCTTGTCCATCTGGAGGATACTCGTCCGGTAACAGTAGATGGCTACGTTTATTATACGGATAATGATTTCTCCTTACTTCCAGGCGAAAATAAGACGATTAACGTCCGGTGGAGCTCCATTCCTGAAGCAGACAAGAAACTGAACATATCTGCTTGGAACAGTCAAGTTCAGCACATTTTATAA